One Paraburkholderia kururiensis DNA window includes the following coding sequences:
- a CDS encoding acyl-CoA dehydrogenase family protein yields MDLDYSAADGAFRADIRAWLEANLPSALRGKVLNHKRLNRDDFAAWHKLLGTRGWSAPAWPVEYGGPGWNATQRHIWEEECARAGAPMVLPFGVSMVAPVLMKYGSEPQKRHYLPRILDGTDWWCQGYSEPGSGSDLASLRTRAERQGDHYVVNGQKTWTTLGQHADMMFCLVRTDSSAKKQEGISFLLIDMKTPGITVRPIITLDEDHEVNEVFFEDVKVPVENLVGEENRGWTYAKYLLGHERTGIARVGQSKRELLFLKRFALAQRKNGKPLLHDPLFAAKVAALEIELMALEVTVQRVVSSETGGRGPGPEASMLKIKGTEVQQALTELMFEAAGPLAAPFDVPFLEGEREHSIAGDDDAAPLAAYYFNFRKTSIYGGSNEIQKNIIAQMILGL; encoded by the coding sequence ATGGACCTCGACTATTCCGCTGCCGACGGCGCCTTTCGCGCCGACATTCGCGCCTGGCTCGAAGCGAATCTGCCTTCGGCGCTGCGCGGCAAAGTTCTCAATCACAAACGTCTGAATCGCGACGACTTCGCGGCCTGGCACAAACTGCTCGGCACGCGTGGGTGGTCCGCGCCGGCCTGGCCGGTCGAATACGGCGGACCTGGCTGGAACGCGACGCAACGCCATATCTGGGAAGAGGAGTGCGCCCGGGCCGGTGCGCCCATGGTGCTGCCTTTCGGCGTCTCGATGGTCGCGCCGGTTCTCATGAAGTACGGCAGCGAGCCGCAGAAACGCCACTACCTGCCGCGCATTCTCGACGGCACGGACTGGTGGTGCCAGGGCTACTCCGAACCCGGCTCGGGGTCCGACCTGGCTTCGCTGCGTACACGCGCCGAGCGCCAGGGCGACCACTACGTCGTGAACGGACAGAAGACCTGGACCACGCTCGGGCAGCACGCCGACATGATGTTCTGTCTCGTGCGCACCGACTCGTCCGCGAAGAAGCAGGAAGGTATCTCGTTCCTGTTGATCGACATGAAGACCCCCGGCATCACGGTCCGTCCGATCATCACGCTCGACGAAGATCACGAAGTGAACGAGGTGTTCTTCGAAGACGTGAAGGTGCCGGTCGAGAATCTTGTCGGCGAAGAGAACCGCGGGTGGACGTACGCGAAGTATCTGCTCGGGCACGAGCGCACCGGCATTGCGCGCGTCGGCCAGTCGAAGCGCGAGCTGCTGTTTCTGAAGCGCTTCGCGCTCGCGCAGCGCAAGAACGGCAAGCCGCTGCTGCATGATCCGCTGTTCGCCGCGAAGGTGGCGGCGCTCGAGATCGAATTGATGGCACTCGAAGTCACCGTGCAACGCGTGGTGAGCAGCGAAACGGGCGGACGTGGACCGGGTCCCGAAGCATCGATGCTGAAGATCAAAGGCACCGAAGTGCAGCAGGCGCTCACGGAGCTGATGTTCGAAGCTGCCGGTCCGCTCGCCGCGCCGTTCGACGTGCCGTTCCTCGAAGGCGAGCGCGAACACAGCATCGCCGGCGACGACGACGCGGCACCGCTTGCCGCCTACTACTTCAACTTCCGCAAGACGTCGATCTACGGCGGCTCGAACGAAATCCAGAAGAACATCATCGCGCAGATGATTCTCGGCCTTTGA
- a CDS encoding 3-hydroxyacyl-CoA dehydrogenase: MNSPHFNIETIGIVGTGAMGRGIAQIAALAGLTVRLFDTNPQAIDAARSYLGDTFAKLTAKGKLNDIEGRTALERVTGAPSIESLADSDLVVEAIVENLEVKRKLFRDLEAVVSGLCILVSNTSSLSITAIAAACNDPSRVAGYHFFNPVPLMKVVEVIDGLRTNPAVGDALMDLARRMGHTPVRAKDMPGFIVNHAGRGMNTEGLRVVSEGVANFVEIDRIMREQAGFRLGPFELLDLTALDVSHPVMESIYHQFYEEPRFTPSPVTGVRLAGGLIGRKAGEGFYCYVDGKQQVPEEAPAPSALPQRVWVSRSHPEAREAVLQILAKANVTLDDGAHAAADSLLVVTPFGLDATSAAVEEGLDASRVVAVDALFPLVGAQRRTVMTTPATTREARDAGHALFASDGVPVTVIRDSTGFVAQRVVATIVNIGCDIAQQQIASPQDIDLAVTLGLGYPRGPLALGDALGAKTILTILQNIHRVLGDPRYRPSPWLARRAQLGLSLAQPDAADAPNAAGAAQ; the protein is encoded by the coding sequence ATGAATTCACCGCACTTCAACATCGAGACCATCGGGATCGTCGGCACCGGCGCCATGGGCCGCGGCATCGCGCAGATCGCGGCGCTCGCGGGTCTCACGGTGCGTCTTTTCGACACCAATCCCCAGGCCATCGACGCGGCACGCAGCTACCTCGGCGACACGTTCGCAAAGCTCACGGCCAAAGGCAAGCTCAACGACATTGAAGGCCGCACGGCGCTCGAACGCGTGACGGGTGCGCCGTCCATCGAAAGCCTCGCGGATAGCGACCTTGTCGTGGAAGCCATCGTCGAAAACCTCGAGGTGAAGCGCAAGCTGTTCCGCGATCTCGAAGCGGTGGTGAGCGGCCTCTGCATTCTCGTATCGAACACGTCCTCGCTCTCGATCACGGCGATTGCGGCCGCGTGCAACGATCCCTCTCGCGTGGCCGGCTATCACTTCTTCAATCCCGTGCCGCTGATGAAAGTGGTCGAGGTCATCGACGGGCTGCGCACGAACCCGGCCGTCGGCGACGCGCTGATGGACCTCGCGCGTCGCATGGGCCACACGCCGGTGCGCGCGAAGGACATGCCCGGTTTCATCGTGAACCACGCGGGCCGCGGCATGAACACCGAAGGGCTGCGCGTGGTGAGCGAAGGCGTGGCGAACTTCGTCGAGATCGACCGCATCATGCGCGAGCAAGCGGGCTTCCGGCTGGGACCGTTCGAGCTGCTCGACCTCACCGCGCTCGACGTGTCGCATCCCGTGATGGAGTCCATCTATCATCAGTTCTACGAGGAGCCGCGCTTCACGCCGTCGCCCGTCACAGGCGTGCGGCTTGCAGGCGGACTTATCGGGCGCAAGGCCGGCGAGGGTTTCTATTGCTACGTGGACGGCAAGCAGCAGGTTCCTGAAGAAGCGCCCGCGCCCTCCGCGCTGCCGCAACGTGTTTGGGTCAGCCGAAGCCATCCCGAAGCGCGCGAGGCCGTGCTGCAGATTCTCGCGAAAGCCAACGTCACGCTCGACGACGGCGCGCATGCCGCCGCCGACTCGCTGCTCGTCGTCACGCCGTTCGGGCTCGATGCGACGAGCGCAGCCGTCGAGGAAGGACTCGACGCGAGCCGCGTCGTGGCCGTGGACGCGCTCTTCCCGCTCGTCGGCGCGCAGCGGCGCACCGTCATGACGACGCCCGCCACCACGCGCGAGGCCCGCGACGCCGGCCACGCGCTCTTTGCGTCGGACGGCGTGCCGGTCACCGTGATCCGCGATTCGACGGGCTTCGTGGCGCAGCGCGTGGTCGCGACCATCGTGAACATCGGCTGCGACATTGCCCAGCAACAGATCGCTTCTCCGCAGGACATCGACCTCGCCGTCACGCTGGGCCTCGGCTATCCGCGCGGGCCGCTCGCGCTGGGCGACGCGCTCGGCGCGAAAACGATCCTCACGATTCTCCAGAACATCCATCGCGTACTGGGCGATCCGCGTTACCGGCCGTCGCCGTGGCTCGCGCGGCGCGCGCAGCTTGGCCTGTCGCTCGCACAGCCCGACGCAGCCGATGCCCCCAACGCCGCAGGAGCCGCCCAATGA
- a CDS encoding DUF1178 family protein — translation MKVLDLQCPGGHRFEGWFASADDFESQLSRKLVECPICGATEVSRLPSAPRLNLSGAAQPPAQQGAPDMNELQARVMRALREVLDKTENVGDRFAEEARRIHYNEAPARNIRGVTTAEDARALVEEGIDVMPLPIPAALKEPLQ, via the coding sequence ATGAAGGTCCTCGATCTACAGTGCCCGGGCGGCCATCGCTTCGAAGGCTGGTTTGCCTCGGCAGACGACTTCGAATCGCAGCTGTCCCGCAAGCTCGTTGAATGCCCCATTTGCGGTGCCACCGAAGTGAGCCGCCTGCCGTCCGCGCCGCGCCTGAATCTTTCGGGAGCGGCCCAGCCGCCGGCGCAGCAAGGCGCACCGGATATGAACGAGTTGCAGGCGCGGGTGATGCGCGCGCTGCGCGAGGTCCTCGACAAGACCGAGAACGTGGGCGACCGCTTCGCCGAGGAAGCCCGGCGCATCCACTACAACGAGGCGCCCGCGCGCAATATTCGCGGGGTCACGACGGCTGAGGATGCACGCGCGCTCGTCGAAGAAGGCATCGACGTGATGCCGCTGCCGATTCCGGCCGCGCTGAAAGAGCCGCTGCAGTAA
- a CDS encoding acyl-CoA dehydrogenase family protein, protein MNFDYTPKVQALREKLLAFFDEHIYPNEPVFLAEVARNRANGNAWVPTEIVERLKETARAAGLWNLFLPDSERGAGLTNLEYAPLCEIMGRVPWAPEIFNCNAPDTGNMETIERYGTESQKRQWLDPLLDGQIRSAFLMTEPDVASSDATNIQTRIERDGDHYVINGHKWWSSGAGDPRCAVYIVMGKTDPDAPRHRQQSMILVPADATGITVHRPLTVFGYDDAPHGHMDITLDNVRVPATNLLLGEGRGFEIAQGRLGPGRIHHCMRLIGLAERALELMTKRALQRVAFGKPIASQTVTQERIAEARCLIEQARLLTLKTAYMMDTVGNKGARGEIAMIKVVAPNMACQVIDWAMQVHGAAGMSDDFPLAYAYTSARTLRFADGPDEVHRNAIAKLELARYMDADAASRVEMPVTRT, encoded by the coding sequence ATGAATTTCGACTACACCCCCAAGGTTCAGGCGCTGCGTGAAAAGCTGCTCGCGTTCTTCGACGAGCACATCTATCCGAACGAGCCCGTCTTTCTCGCCGAGGTCGCACGCAATCGCGCGAACGGCAACGCCTGGGTGCCCACCGAAATCGTGGAAAGGCTCAAGGAAACGGCGCGTGCGGCAGGCCTGTGGAACCTGTTTCTGCCCGATTCGGAGCGCGGCGCGGGGCTCACGAATCTCGAATACGCCCCGCTGTGCGAGATCATGGGCCGCGTGCCCTGGGCGCCCGAGATCTTCAACTGCAACGCGCCCGACACGGGCAACATGGAGACCATCGAACGCTACGGCACCGAGAGCCAGAAGCGGCAATGGCTCGACCCGCTGCTCGACGGCCAGATCCGCTCGGCCTTTCTCATGACGGAGCCCGATGTCGCTTCGTCGGACGCCACCAACATCCAGACGCGCATCGAACGCGACGGCGACCATTACGTGATCAACGGTCACAAGTGGTGGTCGTCGGGGGCGGGCGACCCGCGCTGCGCCGTCTACATCGTGATGGGCAAGACCGATCCCGACGCGCCGCGGCACCGCCAGCAGTCGATGATCCTCGTGCCCGCCGACGCCACCGGCATCACCGTGCATCGCCCGCTCACCGTGTTCGGCTACGACGACGCGCCGCACGGCCACATGGACATCACGCTCGATAACGTGCGCGTGCCCGCGACGAATCTGCTGCTCGGCGAAGGGCGCGGTTTCGAAATCGCGCAGGGACGCCTTGGACCTGGGCGCATTCACCACTGCATGCGGCTCATCGGACTCGCGGAACGTGCTCTCGAACTCATGACGAAGCGCGCACTGCAGCGCGTCGCGTTCGGCAAGCCCATCGCGTCGCAAACCGTGACGCAGGAGCGCATTGCCGAAGCGCGCTGCCTGATCGAACAGGCGCGGCTGCTCACGCTCAAAACCGCGTACATGATGGACACCGTCGGCAACAAGGGCGCGCGCGGCGAGATCGCGATGATCAAGGTGGTCGCGCCGAACATGGCGTGCCAGGTGATCGACTGGGCCATGCAGGTGCATGGCGCGGCGGGCATGAGCGACGACTTTCCGCTCGCTTATGCGTACACGTCGGCACGCACGCTGCGCTTCGCCGATGGTCCCGACGAAGTGCATCGCAACGCCATCGCGAAGCTCGAACTCGCGCGCTACATGGATGCGGATGCCGCCTCGCGTGTCGAGATGCCGGTCACGCGAACCTGA
- a CDS encoding glutathione binding-like protein codes for MIDVYSWATPNGHKVHIMLEETGLAYRVHPVDIGAGDQFKPDFLAISPNNKIPAIVDSEGPKRADGQPFSLFESGAILIYLAEKTGRFLPADPAERYATFQWLMFQMGGLGPMLGQAHHFRIYAPEQIDYAVTRYTNEAKRLYGVMDAQLARTAYLAGNQYTIADIAAFPWTRSWQNQGIDLDAFPHVKRWHEEVAARPAVQRGVEVLASARKPLMDEKAKEVLFGATQYAKH; via the coding sequence ATGATCGACGTCTACAGCTGGGCGACACCCAACGGCCACAAGGTCCACATCATGCTGGAGGAAACCGGGCTCGCGTACCGCGTGCATCCGGTCGATATCGGCGCGGGCGACCAGTTCAAGCCCGACTTTCTCGCCATCAGCCCGAACAACAAGATTCCGGCGATCGTCGATTCCGAAGGTCCGAAGCGTGCGGACGGCCAGCCTTTCTCGCTCTTCGAATCCGGCGCGATCCTTATCTATCTTGCCGAGAAGACCGGCCGCTTCCTGCCCGCCGATCCGGCCGAACGCTACGCAACGTTTCAGTGGCTCATGTTCCAGATGGGCGGACTGGGCCCGATGCTGGGCCAGGCGCACCACTTCCGCATTTACGCGCCGGAGCAGATCGACTACGCGGTCACGCGCTACACGAACGAAGCGAAGCGCCTCTACGGTGTGATGGACGCGCAACTCGCCAGGACCGCTTATCTCGCGGGCAACCAGTACACGATCGCGGACATCGCCGCGTTCCCGTGGACGCGCTCCTGGCAAAATCAGGGCATCGACCTCGACGCCTTCCCGCACGTGAAGCGCTGGCACGAAGAAGTCGCTGCGCGACCCGCGGTGCAGCGCGGCGTGGAGGTACTGGCTTCGGCCCGCAAGCCGCTCATGGACGAGAAAGCGAAGGAAGTGCTGTTCGGCGCGACGCAGTACGCGAAGCATTGA
- a CDS encoding histidine phosphatase family protein, with protein sequence MSAFTLPKRRRIFLMRHGDVTYFDASGRAIDPESVPLNENGRVQATAAGDLFAAQGIRFDRVIVSGLPRTLETARRVLAQTGQAIEPEIEPAWEEIRGGKLAHLAPEDIEASFLSVFDGVVAESTRFLGGESIGELLDRVLPAIDALRRDTAWDTVLLVLHGGVNRAILSHAITAGGRAFFGHLAQATGCINALDVGAEPRDWVIRALNHSPPSPLHRDVRHTTMEMLYAQYVEYMKHR encoded by the coding sequence ATGAGCGCATTCACGCTGCCCAAGCGCCGCCGCATCTTTCTGATGCGCCACGGCGACGTGACGTACTTCGATGCATCGGGCCGCGCCATCGATCCCGAAAGCGTGCCGCTCAACGAGAACGGCCGCGTTCAGGCGACTGCCGCGGGCGACCTGTTCGCGGCGCAAGGCATCCGCTTCGATCGCGTGATCGTGAGCGGCCTGCCGCGCACGCTGGAAACGGCGCGGCGCGTGCTCGCGCAGACCGGCCAGGCTATCGAGCCCGAGATTGAACCCGCATGGGAAGAGATTCGCGGCGGCAAGCTTGCGCATCTTGCGCCCGAAGATATCGAGGCATCGTTTCTCAGCGTGTTCGACGGCGTGGTCGCGGAAAGCACGCGCTTTCTGGGCGGTGAAAGCATCGGTGAGCTGCTGGATCGCGTGCTGCCCGCCATCGATGCCCTGCGCCGCGACACCGCCTGGGACACTGTATTGCTCGTGCTGCACGGCGGCGTGAACCGCGCAATTCTCTCGCACGCGATTACCGCGGGCGGCCGCGCATTCTTCGGCCACCTCGCGCAGGCCACCGGCTGCATCAACGCGCTCGATGTCGGTGCCGAACCACGCGACTGGGTCATTCGCGCGCTCAACCACTCGCCTCCCTCGCCGCTGCATCGCGATGTGCGCCACACGACGATGGAGATGCTCTACGCGCAATACGTCGAATACATGAAGCACCGCTAG
- a CDS encoding phosphotransferase family protein: MAHATPADNTSQQADYSAFEGTRPVAERQRFDAAALEAWLATHVEGFAGPLTVEQFAGGQSNPTFKLVTPSRSYVMRAKPGPKAKLLPSAHAIEREYRVMDALAGTGVPVAKMLALCEDEAVIGRAFYVMEFVEGRVLWDPSLPGLSTDERAAIYDEMNRVIATLHSVVPADVGLADYGKAGNYFARQIDRWSRQYQASETEPIEAMQRLIEWLPQHMPDDSAARTTIVHGDYRLDNLIFDRHAPRVLAVLDWELSTLGDPLADFAYHCMAWHVDPAQFRGIAGLDLAALGIPDEAAYVRRYCERTGLDVRGDWNFYLAYNMFRIAAILQGIMKRVVDGTAASAQAADAGRRARPMAELAWRYAQKVR; encoded by the coding sequence ATGGCACACGCCACCCCGGCAGACAACACATCGCAACAGGCGGACTATTCGGCATTCGAAGGCACGCGGCCCGTTGCCGAGCGGCAGCGTTTCGACGCGGCTGCGCTCGAAGCGTGGCTCGCGACCCATGTCGAAGGATTCGCCGGTCCGCTTACCGTCGAGCAATTCGCGGGCGGCCAGTCGAATCCCACGTTCAAGCTCGTCACCCCGTCGCGCAGCTACGTGATGCGCGCGAAGCCGGGGCCGAAGGCAAAGCTGCTGCCTTCCGCGCACGCGATCGAGCGCGAGTACCGCGTGATGGACGCCCTCGCGGGCACCGGCGTGCCGGTCGCGAAAATGCTCGCGTTGTGCGAGGACGAAGCGGTGATCGGCCGCGCGTTCTACGTGATGGAGTTCGTCGAGGGCCGCGTGCTCTGGGACCCGTCGCTGCCCGGCCTGTCCACAGACGAGCGCGCCGCGATCTACGACGAGATGAACCGCGTGATCGCCACGCTCCATAGCGTCGTGCCGGCCGACGTGGGGCTCGCCGATTACGGTAAGGCCGGCAATTACTTCGCACGCCAGATCGATCGCTGGAGCCGTCAGTACCAGGCCTCGGAGACCGAGCCCATCGAGGCCATGCAACGCCTCATCGAATGGCTGCCGCAGCACATGCCCGACGACAGCGCCGCGCGAACCACCATCGTTCACGGCGACTACCGGCTCGACAATCTCATCTTCGACCGTCACGCGCCGCGCGTGCTGGCCGTGCTCGACTGGGAGCTTTCCACGCTGGGCGATCCGCTCGCGGACTTCGCCTATCACTGCATGGCGTGGCACGTCGATCCGGCGCAGTTTCGCGGCATCGCGGGGCTCGATCTCGCGGCGCTCGGCATCCCGGACGAAGCGGCTTACGTGCGTCGCTATTGCGAACGCACAGGCCTCGACGTTCGCGGCGACTGGAATTTCTATCTGGCCTACAACATGTTCCGCATCGCGGCGATCCTGCAGGGCATCATGAAACGCGTCGTGGACGGCACCGCCGCCAGCGCCCAGGCCGCAGACGCCGGCCGCCGCGCGCGCCCCATGGCCGAACTGGCCTGGCGCTACGCGCAGAAAGTGCGCTGA
- a CDS encoding oxepin-CoA hydrolase, alternative type translates to MTAELLTSRPAGSESTLVMTLSNPGARNALHPDMYAAGIEALDSAERDSSLRAIVLTGADNFFCAGGNLNRLLENRAKDPSVQAQSIDLLAEWITALRQSTKPVIAAVEGAAAGAGFSLALACDLLVAADDAKFVMSYARVGLTPDGGGSWFLTQALPRPLAAEVLLEGKPISATRLAELGVVNRLAKPGSALNTALDWADDLGKLSPNSTARIKALVDAAGTQTLEAHLVAERDSFVASLHHRDGLEGITAFLEKRAPVYK, encoded by the coding sequence ATGACCGCCGAACTGCTTACCTCGCGGCCGGCCGGCAGCGAATCCACGCTCGTGATGACGTTGTCGAACCCGGGCGCGCGCAACGCGCTGCACCCCGACATGTACGCGGCCGGCATCGAGGCGCTCGATTCGGCCGAACGCGATTCGTCGCTACGCGCCATCGTGCTCACCGGCGCCGACAACTTCTTCTGCGCCGGCGGCAATCTCAACCGGCTGCTGGAAAACCGCGCGAAAGATCCATCGGTGCAGGCGCAAAGCATCGACCTGCTCGCCGAATGGATCACAGCACTGCGCCAGTCGACCAAGCCCGTGATCGCCGCCGTGGAAGGCGCCGCGGCCGGCGCGGGCTTTTCGCTCGCGCTCGCATGCGACCTGCTCGTCGCGGCCGACGACGCGAAGTTCGTGATGTCGTACGCGCGTGTCGGCCTGACGCCCGACGGCGGCGGCTCCTGGTTCCTCACGCAGGCGCTGCCGCGACCGCTCGCCGCCGAAGTGCTGCTCGAAGGCAAGCCGATCAGCGCGACGCGCCTTGCCGAACTCGGCGTGGTGAACCGGCTCGCGAAGCCGGGCAGCGCGCTCAATACCGCCCTCGACTGGGCCGACGACCTCGGCAAGCTCTCGCCGAATTCGACCGCACGCATCAAGGCGCTCGTCGATGCAGCGGGCACGCAGACGCTCGAAGCGCACCTCGTCGCCGAACGCGACAGCTTCGTGGCGTCCCTGCATCATCGCGACGGCCTGGAAGGCATCACCGCGTTTCTCGAGAAGCGCGCCCCCGTCTACAAGTGA
- a CDS encoding MaoC family dehydratase, with protein sequence MGLSYEDIEAGTTAEIGSHTFGHDEIVEFAQRFDPQPFHVDDEAAKTSPYGRLIASGWHTCSVMMGLFVRSTLAGSTSMGSPGVDEIRWLRPVAVGDTITMKVSVLDKRVLASRPDRGIVSMQWEGINQNGETAIIVRSKGIFGLRHPGAAGTAA encoded by the coding sequence ATGGGATTGAGCTACGAGGACATAGAAGCGGGCACGACGGCCGAAATCGGTTCGCACACGTTCGGGCATGACGAGATCGTGGAGTTTGCGCAGCGGTTCGATCCCCAGCCGTTCCACGTGGACGACGAGGCCGCAAAGACCTCGCCGTACGGCCGGCTGATTGCGAGCGGCTGGCACACGTGCTCAGTGATGATGGGGCTCTTCGTGCGCAGCACACTGGCGGGTTCCACGTCGATGGGCTCGCCCGGCGTGGACGAGATCCGCTGGCTCAGGCCCGTGGCGGTCGGCGACACCATCACGATGAAAGTCTCCGTGCTCGACAAACGCGTGCTGGCGAGCCGGCCGGATCGCGGCATCGTATCGATGCAGTGGGAGGGCATCAACCAGAACGGCGAGACCGCCATCATCGTGCGTTCGAAAGGCATCTTCGGGCTGCGCCATCCGGGCGCGGCCGGGACGGCAGCATGA
- a CDS encoding NUDIX domain-containing protein, protein MAAELPDHDDVLYERCVESTTIHNGKFLTLKCDTVELPDGKHATREYVQHPGAVMVIPMFDDGRVLMESQYRYPIGKVMYEYPAGKLDPNEGALACAKRELREETGYTAREYIYITRIHPIISYSTEFIDIYLARGLTEGERNLDDGEFLELFTATVADLSEWVRTGKITDVKTIIGTFWLEKVLAGAWPLGPAEPGGDA, encoded by the coding sequence ATGGCCGCCGAACTTCCCGATCACGACGACGTGCTCTACGAGCGATGCGTCGAAAGCACCACGATCCACAACGGCAAGTTCCTCACGCTCAAGTGCGATACGGTGGAACTGCCCGACGGCAAACACGCCACACGCGAGTACGTGCAGCATCCGGGCGCCGTCATGGTGATCCCGATGTTCGACGACGGCCGCGTGCTGATGGAAAGCCAATACCGCTACCCCATCGGCAAGGTGATGTACGAGTATCCGGCCGGCAAGCTCGATCCGAACGAAGGCGCGCTTGCATGCGCGAAGCGCGAACTGCGCGAGGAAACCGGCTATACGGCGCGCGAGTACATCTACATCACGCGCATCCACCCGATCATTTCGTACTCCACCGAGTTCATCGACATCTACCTGGCGCGCGGACTCACCGAGGGCGAACGCAATCTGGACGACGGCGAGTTTCTGGAGCTTTTCACGGCAACCGTGGCCGATCTCTCCGAGTGGGTGCGCACGGGCAAGATCACGGACGTGAAGACGATCATCGGCACGTTCTGGCTCGAAAAGGTGCTTGCGGGCGCCTGGCCGCTCGGACCGGCGGAGCCGGGCGGCGACGCCTGA
- a CDS encoding acyl-CoA dehydrogenase family protein, producing MDFTFTDEQQQFADALRRYLDRQYGFEARQAIVRSEAGVSDTHWQALVELGLTALPVPQAQGGFDGTPFDMLVAMQELGRALVVEPYWATAVGIEALKLAGSGDGEDATLLERAAAGEINLAVAFHEPAARYDLFAVETVATPREGGFVLSGSKSGVQHGAQADHWIVPARLAGGDAPGHLALFIVAREAAGATVTDYRTIDGQRAATLVFDATPARRLAADGSHEAGAATLERIADYGIVLLCAEAIGALDALNHATVEYTKTRQQFGVPIARFQALQHRMVEMLIHTEQARSLTYLAAARYTSEDADERRRAVSAAKVRVGQAARFVGQQAIQLHGGMGVTNEVAAAHLFKRLAIIETTLGDVDHHLARFAALPGFAACEA from the coding sequence ATGGACTTCACCTTCACGGACGAACAACAGCAATTCGCCGACGCGCTGCGCCGCTATCTCGACCGGCAATACGGCTTCGAAGCGCGTCAGGCGATCGTGCGCTCCGAGGCCGGCGTATCGGACACCCACTGGCAGGCGCTCGTCGAGCTGGGGCTCACGGCACTGCCCGTGCCGCAGGCGCAAGGCGGTTTCGACGGCACGCCGTTCGATATGCTCGTGGCCATGCAGGAACTCGGTCGAGCGTTGGTCGTGGAGCCCTATTGGGCGACCGCGGTGGGCATCGAGGCATTGAAGCTTGCCGGCTCGGGCGATGGCGAAGACGCGACGCTGCTCGAGCGCGCCGCGGCGGGCGAGATCAACCTCGCGGTGGCATTCCACGAGCCCGCTGCACGATACGACCTCTTCGCGGTCGAGACAGTCGCGACGCCGCGCGAGGGTGGCTTCGTGCTGAGCGGCAGCAAGTCGGGGGTTCAGCACGGCGCGCAGGCGGACCACTGGATCGTCCCCGCACGGCTCGCAGGCGGCGACGCGCCGGGCCACCTGGCGCTCTTCATCGTGGCCCGCGAGGCAGCGGGCGCGACCGTGACGGACTACCGCACCATCGACGGCCAGCGCGCAGCAACGCTCGTTTTCGACGCCACGCCGGCGCGCCGGCTCGCTGCCGACGGCTCGCACGAGGCCGGCGCCGCCACGCTGGAGCGCATCGCCGACTACGGCATCGTTCTGCTCTGCGCGGAGGCCATCGGCGCGCTCGACGCGCTCAACCATGCTACCGTCGAGTACACGAAGACGCGCCAGCAGTTCGGCGTGCCTATCGCCCGTTTTCAGGCGCTGCAGCACAGGATGGTCGAGATGCTGATCCACACGGAACAGGCGCGCTCGCTCACCTATCTGGCCGCGGCGCGCTACACGAGCGAGGACGCCGACGAGCGACGCCGCGCGGTGAGCGCGGCGAAGGTGCGGGTAGGGCAAGCGGCGCGCTTCGTGGGACAGCAGGCGATCCAGCTGCACGGCGGAATGGGCGTCACCAACGAGGTGGCCGCGGCGCATCTGTTTAAGCGGCTCGCGATCATCGAAACGACGCTGGGTGATGTCGACCATCACCTCGCGCGCTTCGCCGCGTTACCCGGTTTCGCCGCCTGCGAAGCGTGA
- a CDS encoding MaoC family dehydratase, giving the protein MSEVAPQIDADALRALVGAPVLVSEWIEIDQARVDRFADATGDHQWIHVDPERARRESPFGGPIAHGFLTLSLIPALLERTVVLRQRMGINYGLNRVRFTSPLPVGARVRAHFAVAEVTDVDDNGVQVIWKVTLEREGSERPVCIAEFITRHYF; this is encoded by the coding sequence ATGAGCGAGGTTGCTCCGCAGATCGATGCCGACGCGCTGCGCGCGCTCGTGGGCGCGCCGGTGCTCGTCAGCGAATGGATCGAGATCGATCAGGCGCGTGTGGACCGCTTTGCCGACGCCACCGGCGACCACCAGTGGATACACGTCGACCCTGAACGTGCGCGACGCGAATCGCCGTTCGGCGGCCCCATCGCGCACGGATTCCTCACGCTTTCGCTCATCCCCGCGCTGCTCGAACGCACGGTCGTGCTACGTCAGCGCATGGGCATCAACTACGGGCTCAATCGCGTGCGCTTCACGTCGCCGTTGCCCGTCGGCGCCAGGGTGCGCGCACATTTCGCTGTGGCCGAAGTCACCGACGTGGACGACAACGGCGTGCAGGTCATCTGGAAGGTGACGCTCGAACGTGAAGGAAGCGAGCGGCCGGTGTGCATCGCGGAATTCATCACGCGCCACTACTTCTGA